A portion of the Simkania negevensis Z genome contains these proteins:
- a CDS encoding alpha/beta hydrolase family protein, with amino-acid sequence MQEIQKVNPLVTLLQKIFSQLWNAGLFENVDALRNQGISKLSQKRSSKVQQELDGLRSKLLAYAQHHHLQFTTPDKVLLDGMLLNAGKEKVILFVPGIGSFYEKIGEDESVISRFYAFFTTYFPDHSIFVFNSRGIGQSEGTFDLNKLYLDTVSAYHYLMEDLGYHLDTILLYTHSLGGLHAIQGAGIIQKQFPDIKMSAVNDRSLGEVATFTKAFLKESALGELAASLVDKLGLNLSAKTAWESLTGQKVVVVSKHDKTIPYEKAAFCHHVKCGKVIHLEGSDRELDHHTRSFTSEEAKLIALTILS; translated from the coding sequence ATGCAAGAAATACAAAAGGTTAATCCTCTAGTAACTTTGCTTCAAAAAATCTTTTCACAGCTTTGGAACGCCGGGCTGTTTGAAAATGTCGATGCCCTGAGGAATCAAGGCATCTCCAAGCTTTCTCAGAAACGGAGCAGCAAGGTCCAACAGGAGCTTGATGGCCTCCGGTCAAAGCTGCTCGCATATGCCCAGCACCACCACCTACAATTTACCACCCCGGATAAAGTTCTTCTGGATGGTATGCTGCTCAACGCTGGAAAAGAAAAGGTGATCTTATTTGTTCCAGGCATTGGCTCTTTTTACGAAAAAATTGGAGAAGACGAAAGTGTGATCTCCCGTTTTTACGCCTTTTTTACAACCTATTTCCCTGATCATTCTATTTTCGTTTTTAATAGTCGCGGAATTGGGCAAAGCGAGGGAACGTTTGACCTTAATAAGCTTTATCTCGACACTGTCAGTGCTTATCATTATTTAATGGAAGACTTGGGCTATCATTTAGATACGATCCTTCTTTACACCCATTCTTTGGGAGGCTTGCATGCCATACAAGGCGCAGGCATCATCCAAAAGCAATTTCCCGACATCAAGATGTCGGCAGTCAATGACCGATCTCTAGGCGAAGTTGCAACTTTTACAAAAGCGTTTTTAAAAGAGTCTGCTTTAGGAGAACTAGCTGCTAGCTTAGTCGATAAACTGGGGCTCAATCTTTCAGCAAAAACGGCATGGGAAAGTCTTACAGGTCAAAAAGTTGTCGTTGTATCCAAACACGATAAAACCATTCCTTACGAAAAAGCAGCCTTTTGCCACCACGTGAAGTGCGGAAAAGTGATTCACCTCGAAGGATCAGATCGGGAGCTCGATCACCATACCCGTTCATTTACTTCAGAAGAAGCAAAGCTGATTGCACTTACCATTCTTTCTTGA
- the nadA gene encoding quinolinate synthase NadA — protein MTTLYEKLKNIQVDNPLCNYTKERCERLEPLIEKINKLKAEKNALILAHSYVHPDIIYGVADHVGDSYGLAQKAKITDAEIIVFPAVRFMAETAKILNPQKTVIDPNPNGGCSLADSITADQVLALRLRHPDHTFVCYINTTAAVKAACDVCVTSSNVYTVIKNLPTKKVFFLPDKLMGENILNYMRENNIDKELLVSDGTCYVHEEFSCDEIHFLKQKYPDLEVLAHPECTQEVINASDVTGSTSQILNYVKSHKDENHPFLILTECGITSRLQVEHPELRLVGTCMMCKYMKSNSLSQILQALEAPTKEQIITIDPAIQDGALACVNQMFRHSH, from the coding sequence ATGACTACCCTTTATGAAAAACTGAAAAACATCCAAGTCGATAACCCCCTCTGTAACTACACAAAAGAGCGATGCGAAAGGCTCGAACCACTCATCGAAAAAATCAATAAACTAAAAGCTGAAAAAAATGCGCTGATCCTCGCCCATTCGTATGTCCATCCTGATATCATCTACGGTGTCGCCGATCATGTAGGCGATTCCTATGGACTGGCCCAAAAAGCGAAAATAACAGATGCAGAAATCATTGTTTTTCCTGCGGTGCGTTTCATGGCTGAAACCGCTAAAATCCTCAATCCACAAAAGACAGTGATCGACCCCAATCCGAACGGAGGATGCTCATTAGCCGACAGCATTACAGCCGATCAAGTCCTTGCCTTGCGCTTAAGACATCCCGATCACACCTTTGTCTGCTACATCAATACAACAGCTGCTGTCAAAGCTGCTTGCGATGTTTGCGTCACCTCTTCTAATGTCTACACGGTCATTAAAAACCTTCCGACAAAAAAGGTCTTTTTCCTGCCAGACAAACTGATGGGAGAAAACATTTTGAATTACATGCGTGAAAATAACATCGATAAAGAACTCCTCGTCTCTGATGGAACCTGTTATGTGCACGAAGAGTTTTCCTGTGACGAGATTCATTTTCTCAAACAAAAGTACCCTGACCTAGAGGTCCTTGCCCATCCCGAGTGTACCCAAGAAGTGATCAACGCATCTGATGTAACAGGCTCAACAAGCCAAATCTTAAACTACGTCAAGTCTCACAAAGATGAAAATCACCCTTTCCTCATTCTGACGGAATGTGGCATCACTTCGCGCTTACAAGTAGAGCATCCCGAGCTTCGTCTCGTCGGAACATGCATGATGTGCAAATACATGAAGTCAAATAGCCTCAGTCAAATTTTGCAAGCGTTAGAAGCTCCCACCAAGGAACAAATCATCACAATTGACCCAGCAATCCAAGACGGCGCCCTTGCATGCGTCAATCAGATGTTTCGTCACTCACATTAA
- the ruvX gene encoding Holliday junction resolvase RuvX: MGRILSIDYGMKRIGLALSDPMKIIASPLKTLQAGKNAQETLDLLLKEIASHDIETIVIGLPLHLSNEESEISLLVRKLKEDLETKISTPIILWDERLTSKQVERLMIEGDVKRKKRSQHVDTLSATLILQSYMDSL, translated from the coding sequence GTGGGTAGAATTCTCAGCATCGACTATGGAATGAAACGGATTGGGCTAGCTCTTTCCGACCCTATGAAAATCATTGCTTCACCCCTTAAAACCCTCCAAGCTGGAAAAAATGCACAAGAAACTCTCGATCTTCTTCTCAAAGAAATTGCGTCTCATGACATTGAAACAATCGTGATCGGACTCCCCCTTCACCTCTCAAATGAAGAAAGTGAAATCTCTCTTCTCGTACGCAAGCTTAAAGAAGATTTAGAAACAAAAATCTCCACCCCCATCATCTTATGGGATGAACGGCTCACTTCGAAACAAGTCGAGCGATTGATGATCGAAGGAGATGTGAAGCGGAAAAAAAGAAGTCAACATGTAGACACTCTAAGTGCCACACTCATCTTACAAAGCTACATGGATTCACTATGA
- a CDS encoding CTP synthase, whose protein sequence is MAKKFIFITGGVVSSLGKGLLSASIGMLLENQGMKVAMLKFDPYLNVDPGTMNPFQHGEVYVTDDGAETDLDLGHYYRFTSSPLSKVSNTTSGKIYDTIISRERRGDYLGNTVQVIPHVTDEIKAAIVAGSEQEKGIDVVLVEIGGTVGDIESQPFMEAIRQFRLEHPKDCINIHLSYVPYLKAAGEVKTKPTQHSVQALRSIGIFPDLILCRSESPLGLAVREKISLFCSVPKECVLELIDLKETIYELPLHLTDQNLDKLLCSLLNLSCKKGNLTDWKKLVEKIKHPKQTLKLGLVGKYITHQDAYKSVCEALYHAGAVCETKVDIHGIESGQLEKNLSLDGCDGYLVPGGFGERGWEGKIAIAKLCREKKIPYFGICLGMQVMVVEFARNVLKLNKANSTEMDPDTPNPIISLLTEQEQIKNLGGTMRLGAYPCHLKSSSKAHAAYGETKISERHRHRYEFNNTYKKRCEENGLLITGTYSKEDLCEIVEMANHPWMVGVQFHPEFKSKLTAPHPLFVAFVQAMLKEKKGG, encoded by the coding sequence ATGGCAAAGAAATTTATCTTTATTACTGGAGGAGTTGTCTCTTCATTAGGAAAAGGTCTCTTGTCAGCTTCGATTGGAATGCTACTTGAAAATCAAGGGATGAAAGTTGCAATGCTCAAGTTTGATCCCTATCTCAATGTTGATCCCGGAACCATGAATCCCTTTCAGCATGGAGAAGTTTACGTCACAGACGATGGAGCAGAAACAGATCTCGATTTAGGACACTACTATCGCTTTACGAGCTCACCTCTATCTAAAGTATCTAACACGACATCGGGAAAAATCTACGATACGATTATCTCGCGCGAGCGGCGTGGCGATTATCTTGGCAACACAGTTCAAGTCATTCCTCATGTTACAGATGAAATCAAAGCCGCAATTGTTGCTGGTTCTGAGCAGGAAAAAGGAATTGACGTCGTCTTAGTAGAAATTGGAGGAACGGTCGGTGACATCGAATCTCAACCGTTCATGGAAGCAATTCGTCAATTTCGCCTAGAGCACCCAAAAGACTGTATTAACATCCATCTCTCGTATGTTCCCTACCTCAAAGCAGCAGGTGAAGTGAAAACCAAGCCCACTCAACACTCTGTGCAAGCCCTCCGCTCTATTGGGATTTTTCCCGATTTGATTTTGTGCCGCTCTGAAAGCCCCTTAGGTCTCGCAGTTCGTGAAAAAATTTCCCTTTTTTGTAGCGTCCCTAAAGAGTGCGTTTTAGAACTGATCGACCTCAAAGAAACCATCTATGAACTTCCCTTGCACTTAACCGATCAAAACCTCGATAAACTTCTCTGCTCCCTCCTCAATCTTTCGTGTAAAAAAGGGAATCTTACAGACTGGAAAAAGCTCGTCGAAAAAATCAAACATCCCAAACAAACTCTCAAGTTAGGTCTTGTGGGCAAATATATCACCCACCAAGATGCCTACAAATCCGTTTGCGAAGCCCTTTACCATGCAGGAGCTGTTTGTGAAACAAAAGTCGACATTCATGGGATCGAATCTGGCCAACTTGAAAAAAACCTCTCACTTGATGGCTGCGATGGCTATCTCGTTCCTGGGGGATTTGGTGAAAGAGGCTGGGAAGGAAAAATAGCCATAGCAAAACTCTGTCGGGAAAAAAAGATTCCCTACTTCGGGATTTGCCTCGGCATGCAAGTGATGGTTGTCGAGTTTGCTCGAAACGTTTTAAAACTCAACAAAGCCAATTCTACCGAAATGGATCCGGACACGCCCAACCCTATCATTTCGCTCCTGACCGAGCAAGAGCAAATTAAAAATCTCGGCGGCACCATGCGACTGGGTGCATATCCTTGCCATCTGAAATCTTCTTCAAAAGCCCATGCTGCCTATGGAGAAACAAAAATCTCAGAACGTCACCGTCACCGGTATGAGTTTAACAACACCTACAAAAAGCGATGTGAAGAAAATGGGTTACTTATCACTGGCACCTACTCAAAAGAAGATCTTTGTGAAATCGTCGAAATGGCTAATCACCCTTGGATGGTAGGTGTTCAATTCCACCCTGAGTTCAAGTCAAAACTCACTGCCCCACACCCCCTCTTTGTTGCCTTTGTCCAAGCCATGCTAAAGGAGAAAAAAGGTGGGTAG
- a CDS encoding DMT family transporter, whose protein sequence is MIQHLERPHHKFKLAVSLIILADFLCAMQAIFVKMASPYFSANTLVFGRCLVNLLMLYGWVLITTGGKGFKTLYRIKEWKYHLVRSIAGTGAVYCLYYGLALMPIGPATLLFFTFPIFIPIVTRIWLRVALIHRLWWGIGISFLGIVFVLRPGAGLFSAAALIPLLGAICGSIATVSIRVLHRYGESTDAIMAYYFTMGVVVSGLILLFTRDFLTETFTFANTSLIVLAGIFAAFFQTVFTLSTKFASTRFLSPFIYGIFIFSAVAEYFFWGKIPKMGTFFGFALIAIGTILMIILYPKDDVKFVSKKK, encoded by the coding sequence ATGATACAACATTTAGAAAGGCCTCATCACAAATTCAAACTTGCAGTCTCTTTAATCATTCTTGCCGATTTTCTGTGTGCGATGCAGGCGATCTTTGTCAAGATGGCTTCGCCTTATTTTAGCGCCAACACGCTCGTTTTTGGGCGGTGCTTGGTGAATTTGCTGATGCTTTATGGGTGGGTTCTTATTACGACAGGTGGTAAAGGTTTCAAAACCCTTTATCGGATCAAAGAGTGGAAATATCATCTGGTGCGCTCAATTGCAGGAACTGGGGCGGTCTATTGTTTATACTACGGACTCGCTTTAATGCCGATTGGTCCTGCAACTCTTCTCTTCTTTACATTTCCTATTTTTATTCCAATTGTCACCCGTATTTGGCTGCGGGTGGCGCTGATTCATCGCCTCTGGTGGGGAATTGGAATTTCGTTTTTGGGAATTGTATTTGTCTTGCGTCCAGGAGCTGGGTTATTTAGTGCTGCAGCGCTTATCCCACTGCTTGGTGCGATTTGCGGTTCGATCGCAACAGTTTCGATTCGGGTGCTCCACCGTTATGGAGAGAGTACCGATGCAATCATGGCTTACTACTTTACAATGGGTGTTGTGGTTTCAGGCTTGATTCTTTTGTTTACAAGAGATTTTTTGACTGAGACATTCACTTTTGCAAATACATCATTAATCGTTTTAGCGGGAATTTTTGCAGCCTTTTTTCAAACGGTTTTTACTTTGTCGACAAAGTTTGCATCCACCCGTTTTTTAAGTCCGTTTATTTACGGAATTTTTATTTTTTCTGCTGTTGCAGAATACTTTTTTTGGGGGAAAATTCCAAAAATGGGAACTTTTTTTGGATTTGCCTTGATTGCGATTGGTACCATTCTCATGATTATCCTTTATCCCAAAGACGATGTCAAATTCGTCTCTAAGAAAAAATGA
- a CDS encoding ATP-binding protein produces the protein MRRSYFLKQIKEGFNTHPIVGILGPRQCGKTTLARMYANERNTIPLENYFDLEDLNDIERLASPQTTLSELKGLIIIDEIQRRPELFQTLRVLVDRPNSQQKFLILGSASPDLLRQSSETLTGRIHYIELTPFNYNEVQDLTTLWHRGGFPRSFLANDSGASYIWRKSYIRTFIEQDIPSLGFKLPPEQLRRFWMMLTHYHGCMYNGSEIGRSINLSYKTIRSYTDILAGTMMIRQLQPWYENISKRQVKSPKIYFRDSGLFHVLLGIENESELRLHPKLGASWEGFALEEIIRYHEVDTYNCFFWATQASAELDLLILKKGKRLGFEFKYTDSPRVSKSMRIAINDLKLDEIVIIYPGIKSFSLDEKIRAAGLEQYLNMEKDS, from the coding sequence ATGCGACGCTCTTATTTTCTCAAGCAAATCAAGGAAGGCTTTAACACTCATCCCATCGTTGGAATTCTTGGACCACGACAATGTGGGAAAACAACCCTTGCGCGCATGTACGCAAATGAAAGAAATACTATTCCTCTAGAAAACTATTTTGACCTAGAAGATTTAAACGACATCGAGCGACTTGCCTCTCCACAAACAACTCTTTCCGAACTCAAAGGGCTCATTATCATTGATGAAATTCAAAGGCGCCCTGAGCTGTTTCAAACACTGCGGGTTCTTGTCGATCGCCCTAACTCTCAGCAGAAATTTTTGATTTTGGGCAGCGCTTCTCCAGATCTTCTGAGGCAATCCTCAGAAACTCTTACTGGACGTATTCATTATATTGAGCTCACCCCCTTCAACTATAACGAAGTTCAAGATCTAACAACTTTGTGGCATCGGGGAGGGTTTCCTCGTTCGTTTCTTGCAAACGACAGCGGGGCAAGTTATATTTGGCGAAAATCATACATCCGTACATTCATCGAACAAGATATTCCAAGCCTTGGATTTAAGCTTCCCCCAGAACAATTGCGTCGTTTTTGGATGATGTTAACTCATTATCATGGGTGTATGTATAATGGGTCGGAAATTGGCCGCTCAATCAACCTTTCTTATAAGACAATACGTTCATACACCGATATCCTTGCAGGAACCATGATGATTCGACAACTCCAACCTTGGTACGAAAACATTTCAAAACGCCAAGTCAAATCACCAAAAATATACTTTAGAGATAGCGGACTATTTCACGTTCTACTTGGGATCGAAAATGAATCAGAATTACGCCTTCACCCCAAGTTAGGAGCTTCTTGGGAAGGTTTTGCACTCGAAGAAATTATCCGTTATCATGAAGTTGACACCTATAACTGCTTCTTTTGGGCAACACAAGCTTCAGCAGAATTGGATCTTTTGATCTTAAAAAAAGGAAAACGGCTAGGTTTCGAATTCAAATATACCGACTCTCCGAGAGTAAGTAAATCGATGCGTATCGCCATCAATGATTTAAAACTCGACGAGATTGTTATTATCTATCCAGGAATAAAGTCTTTCTCTTTAGATGAAAAAATAAGAGCGGCAGGGTTAGAGCAATACTTGAATATGGAAAAAGATTCATGA
- a CDS encoding inverse autotransporter beta domain-containing protein has product MWRLIFLFLFPLLSFSQEGIPPSYSFLKHREHKGVGYDTGYTSVDLMVNLINFSQFYPFLNARGHVFNNGRFAANLGVAGRYLSPRKDWILGINVFYDYRDTKLFAGQQLGAGAELFFRSTALRFNSYVPIGVVKRKEGSHIQVALTNLQGEVETSLLKWDSFILRGAVGVYYLAKRTFDDSTFGKTWGTQIKLTSILYEWIELGMETTYDYIFNFTFQGYVALKIPLGNSRLHFPNDSFLPSLFQPIRRNEIIPIQKTRS; this is encoded by the coding sequence ATGTGGCGATTGATTTTTCTATTCCTCTTTCCCCTCCTCTCTTTCTCTCAAGAAGGAATCCCCCCTTCCTATTCCTTTCTTAAACACCGAGAGCATAAAGGGGTCGGATACGACACCGGTTACACCTCGGTCGACCTTATGGTAAATCTCATAAATTTTTCTCAATTTTACCCGTTTTTAAATGCCAGAGGGCACGTCTTCAACAATGGCCGTTTTGCTGCAAATCTCGGAGTGGCAGGCCGCTACCTCTCTCCTAGAAAAGACTGGATTCTAGGAATCAACGTTTTCTATGACTACCGAGACACAAAGCTATTTGCTGGACAGCAACTGGGGGCAGGAGCTGAGCTCTTCTTCCGCAGCACAGCTCTCCGATTCAACAGTTACGTGCCGATAGGCGTTGTGAAACGGAAAGAGGGCTCTCACATTCAAGTCGCTTTAACCAACTTGCAAGGAGAGGTAGAAACCTCCCTACTCAAGTGGGATTCTTTCATTTTGCGCGGAGCTGTTGGAGTTTACTATCTCGCCAAACGGACATTTGACGATTCGACTTTTGGAAAGACTTGGGGAACCCAAATCAAGCTCACATCGATCCTTTATGAGTGGATCGAACTGGGAATGGAAACCACCTATGACTATATCTTCAACTTCACTTTTCAAGGTTATGTAGCTTTGAAGATCCCCCTTGGAAACAGCCGTCTCCATTTCCCCAATGACTCTTTTCTCCCAAGCCTCTTTCAGCCCATTCGACGCAACGAAATCATTCCCATCCAAAAAACAAGAAGCTAA
- a CDS encoding L-serine ammonia-lyase gives MVVSIFDFFSIGIGPSSSHTVGPMRAARSFILALDRKKVIYEVHSIRVELFGSLAMTGEGHGTDRAVLLGLEGYAPEQVDPCRVDGILERIYTSHSLRLLGKTVTPFDVKKDLLFRKGKTLPFHSNAMRLTAKNRKGEKCHEAIFYSVGGGFIIAHEDIHKNETAALVPFPYSTGEELLGLCKLTGKTIDGIVLENEKVWRSEEAIRTGLLQRWHIMQGAVKRGCEREGFLPGGLNVRRRAPQIYRDLLERRGELEKDPTHFMDWTSLFAIAVNEENASYGRIVTAPTNGAAGIIPAVLHYVQNFTPHYSEDNVIRFLLTAGGICQLFKKNASISGAEVGCQGEVGVACSLAAAGLAAIMGGTPEQVENAAEIGIEHNLGLTCDPVAGLVQIPCIERNTMGAIKAINAAKLSLLGDGTHSITLDEAIRSMHEIGLDMKSKYKETSEGGLATVVHKDRIRERQLLSLIPVTLPQC, from the coding sequence ATGGTTGTTAGTATCTTTGACTTCTTTTCTATTGGGATTGGGCCGTCGAGTTCCCATACTGTAGGGCCCATGAGGGCTGCCAGGAGTTTTATCCTAGCCCTCGATCGAAAGAAGGTAATTTATGAAGTACATTCTATTCGAGTTGAGCTATTTGGATCTCTAGCGATGACAGGAGAGGGGCATGGAACAGATCGAGCTGTTCTTTTAGGGCTAGAGGGATATGCTCCTGAGCAAGTTGACCCGTGTCGTGTTGATGGGATTCTGGAGCGGATTTATACGTCACATTCCTTACGCCTCCTTGGGAAAACCGTGACTCCATTTGATGTAAAAAAAGACCTTTTATTTCGTAAGGGAAAAACTCTTCCTTTCCATTCGAATGCTATGCGCCTCACAGCAAAAAATCGAAAAGGGGAAAAATGTCATGAAGCAATCTTCTATTCCGTTGGAGGAGGCTTTATTATTGCGCATGAAGATATCCATAAGAATGAAACAGCTGCCTTAGTTCCTTTTCCCTACTCTACTGGTGAGGAACTACTAGGTCTTTGTAAGCTCACTGGGAAGACGATTGATGGAATCGTTCTTGAAAACGAAAAAGTTTGGCGAAGTGAAGAGGCGATTCGAACAGGGCTGCTTCAACGGTGGCACATCATGCAAGGAGCTGTAAAACGAGGGTGCGAACGAGAAGGTTTTTTGCCCGGCGGGCTCAACGTCAGGCGGCGAGCTCCCCAAATCTATCGTGACTTGCTCGAGAGACGAGGAGAGCTTGAAAAGGATCCCACCCACTTTATGGATTGGACGAGCTTGTTTGCCATTGCCGTGAATGAAGAGAATGCTTCATATGGGCGGATTGTCACTGCCCCAACAAATGGAGCTGCAGGAATCATTCCCGCAGTGCTTCACTATGTGCAGAACTTTACTCCCCATTACAGTGAAGACAATGTGATCCGCTTTTTACTGACTGCAGGGGGCATTTGTCAGCTTTTTAAGAAAAATGCTTCTATTTCCGGAGCGGAAGTGGGTTGTCAGGGAGAGGTAGGTGTAGCTTGCTCTTTGGCGGCAGCTGGACTGGCAGCAATTATGGGAGGCACTCCAGAGCAAGTTGAGAATGCTGCTGAGATTGGTATTGAGCACAATTTAGGGCTTACCTGTGATCCTGTCGCTGGGCTCGTTCAAATTCCGTGCATCGAGCGTAATACCATGGGCGCTATTAAAGCGATCAACGCCGCAAAACTTAGCCTTCTTGGAGATGGAACCCACAGCATCACTCTCGATGAAGCTATCCGATCGATGCATGAAATTGGATTGGACATGAAAAGTAAATATAAAGAAACGAGTGAAGGGGGTCTTGCGACGGTGGTTCATAAAGACCGGATTCGAGAGCGGCAGCTTCTCTCACTCATTCCTGTAACCTTACCCCAGTGTTAA
- a CDS encoding diphosphate--fructose-6-phosphate 1-phosphotransferase, producing the protein MTPLQKKRLSYIPKKPTILADLNAITFAEKGATEAIGDKGEIQKRFPQTYGRPLIKMTHGKGGASKPLKVGVVLSGGQAAGGHNVITGLFDALKKIHPESHLFGFLGGPSGIVDGKYRDLSEDELANYRNQGGFDLIGSGRTKIESEEQFAKSLEVAKALELNGLVVIGGDDSNTNAALLAEYFIDKGCKTRVIGVPKTIDGDLQNEHVAISFGFDTACKTYSEMIGNIARDALSAKKYTHFIKLMGRSASHIALECALQTQPNYVLIGEEVEAKNQTLQAIAQDLIDVIERRGKEGKNYGVILIPEGLIEFIPEMKTLIQELNMLLAQEGGSIEGLSAPSKKTFDYLPKEIQDQLLLDRDPHGNVQVSHIQTEMLLSHVVKAELKKRNFQGKFNAIHHFFGYEGRSCFPSNFDATYCYSLGIVSALLIREGFTGYMSCVTNLREPVEAWGVIGIPITSLMNMEVRKGKEKPVIQKALVDLKGQAFKRFARDRDKWKLQDHYQFPGPIQFEGDPSYTDQIPKILS; encoded by the coding sequence ATGACCCCTTTGCAAAAAAAACGGCTATCTTACATTCCCAAAAAGCCAACGATTTTAGCTGACTTAAACGCAATCACTTTCGCTGAAAAGGGAGCCACTGAGGCCATTGGAGACAAAGGAGAGATTCAAAAACGATTTCCACAGACGTATGGGCGTCCTTTGATTAAAATGACTCATGGCAAAGGGGGAGCATCTAAACCTCTAAAGGTTGGAGTCGTTTTATCGGGAGGTCAAGCAGCGGGGGGACACAATGTCATTACAGGTCTTTTCGATGCCCTTAAAAAAATCCATCCCGAAAGCCACCTGTTTGGTTTTTTGGGAGGCCCTTCTGGAATTGTCGATGGGAAATATCGGGACCTTTCTGAAGACGAGTTGGCAAATTATCGAAACCAAGGAGGATTTGATCTTATTGGGTCGGGCCGGACAAAAATTGAATCTGAAGAGCAATTTGCCAAATCTCTTGAGGTCGCAAAGGCTCTTGAGCTTAATGGCCTTGTTGTGATTGGAGGCGATGACTCCAACACGAATGCGGCCCTTTTAGCTGAGTACTTTATTGACAAAGGATGCAAAACACGGGTGATTGGCGTCCCAAAGACGATTGATGGAGACCTTCAAAATGAACACGTTGCCATTTCGTTTGGCTTTGATACTGCCTGCAAAACTTACTCTGAAATGATTGGCAATATTGCCCGCGATGCACTGTCTGCTAAGAAATATACCCATTTTATCAAGCTGATGGGCCGCTCTGCTTCTCACATTGCGCTTGAATGTGCTCTTCAAACGCAGCCCAATTATGTTCTCATTGGTGAAGAGGTTGAAGCCAAAAACCAAACTTTGCAAGCGATTGCACAAGATCTTATTGATGTGATTGAAAGGCGAGGTAAGGAAGGAAAAAACTACGGTGTCATCCTCATTCCTGAAGGATTGATCGAATTCATTCCCGAAATGAAGACGCTCATTCAAGAGCTGAACATGCTTTTGGCTCAAGAGGGTGGCTCGATAGAAGGATTATCAGCGCCTTCAAAAAAGACCTTCGACTATTTGCCGAAAGAGATTCAAGATCAGCTCCTTCTTGATCGTGATCCTCATGGTAATGTGCAAGTTTCTCACATTCAAACTGAGATGCTCCTCAGCCATGTGGTAAAAGCTGAGCTCAAAAAACGAAATTTCCAAGGAAAGTTTAATGCTATTCACCATTTCTTCGGTTATGAAGGACGGTCGTGTTTTCCCTCTAACTTTGATGCAACCTATTGCTACAGCTTGGGAATTGTTTCGGCTCTTCTGATTCGTGAAGGGTTTACAGGCTATATGAGCTGCGTCACCAATTTGAGAGAGCCGGTCGAAGCATGGGGTGTGATAGGTATTCCAATCACAAGCCTCATGAATATGGAAGTGCGCAAGGGGAAAGAAAAGCCTGTTATTCAAAAAGCTCTCGTTGATTTGAAAGGACAAGCCTTCAAAAGATTTGCCCGTGATCGAGATAAATGGAAGCTACAAGATCACTACCAATTTCCTGGGCCCATTCAGTTTGAAGGAGATCCGTCCTATACAGATCAAATCCCAAAGATCCTTTCATAA